A window from Pseudomonas frederiksbergensis encodes these proteins:
- the nirD gene encoding nitrite reductase small subunit NirD: MSQSNTQRIDSLENPEAWQTVCGQQDLVSNSGVVVWLDGAQVALFYLPGAEGRTLYAIDNHDPQSGANVIGRGLVGSIKGDLVVASPIYKQHFRLEDGSCLEYPQQRLRVWPVRLNSGVVEVGVA; this comes from the coding sequence ATGAGCCAGTCCAATACCCAACGCATCGATTCCCTGGAAAACCCCGAGGCCTGGCAAACGGTGTGCGGGCAACAGGACCTGGTCAGCAACTCCGGCGTCGTCGTCTGGCTCGATGGCGCGCAAGTGGCGCTGTTCTACCTGCCGGGTGCCGAGGGGCGGACCCTCTACGCCATCGATAACCATGACCCGCAATCCGGGGCCAATGTGATCGGTCGCGGGTTGGTCGGCAGTATCAAGGGTGATCTGGTGGTTGCATCGCCGATCTACAAACAGCATTTCCGCCTTGAGGACGGCAGCTGCCTGGAGTATCCGCAACAGCGTCTGCGGGTTTGGCCCGTGCGGTTGAACAGCGGCGTGGTGGAAGTCGGAGTGGCTTGA
- a CDS encoding CBS domain-containing protein gives MKTAAQLLKLKVVQNRQVHSIAPDEMVLEALRIMAEKNVGALPVIEAGQVVGVISERDYARKVVLQGRSSVGTPVRDIMSAPVVTADSQQSIERCMAVMTDSHLRHLPVMEGGELMGLLSIGDLVKEAIVEQADLIRQLEHYIRGH, from the coding sequence ATGAAAACAGCCGCACAATTGCTGAAACTCAAGGTCGTACAAAACCGCCAGGTGCATAGCATCGCGCCGGATGAAATGGTGCTTGAAGCGCTGAGGATCATGGCCGAAAAGAATGTGGGCGCGCTTCCGGTGATCGAGGCCGGGCAGGTGGTCGGGGTGATCAGCGAGCGTGACTATGCGCGCAAGGTCGTGCTGCAGGGGCGCTCTTCGGTGGGTACGCCGGTGCGCGACATCATGAGCGCGCCGGTGGTGACGGCTGACAGTCAGCAGAGTATTGAGCGTTGCATGGCGGTGATGACCGACAGCCATCTGCGTCATCTGCCGGTGATGGAGGGCGGCGAACTGATGGGGTTGTTATCGATTGGGGATCTGGTCAAGGAAGCTATCGTTGAGCAGGCGGATTTGATTCGGCAGCTGGAGCATTACATTCGCGGGCACTAG